A segment of the Cutaneotrichosporon cavernicola HIS019 DNA, chromosome: 6 genome:
CAGCCCGAGCCCAAGACGGATACCCAGGACGAGCCCGAACCCAAGGCAGACAAGGATGAGTCCAAGCCCAAGACCGAGACAGAGCTGGAGGGGCCTTCAAAACCTGAAAGCGACacagcagcaacaacaGCCAAGGAGCTCGTGGAAAACACGCCCACCTCGTCTAAGAGCACACCGCACGATCCcgctgtcgtcgccgctgcgGCTGTGGGGGAACCCACCGCaacggccgaggacgacgtcgcgaCCCACCTTGCCGACTCTGAGCGGCGCTTTGAGGGTGAGCTACTCTACCCTCGCCTAGTTGACACCAGACCTCTCAAAACGATACACCGAACTCCTGTCGCAGACGTATGCTGCTAACAAGGTGTTCAAGGATCTCACGCCGCTCGATGGCGTCGCGGATcccgacgcgctcgagggaTGGGTGCGGATGGTTACGGGAAAGATCGACATGATGAACGACGAGTTTAAGCGGATGAGAGACAAGCTTGCATGTGGGTCGTCGTCTCCTATCGCCTCTAACAACAGTGCAAGACTCCCGCATGGAGGAGCTACGCGACACGCACCGGCTCGAGGGCACATCCCAAACCGACCTGATCAAAAACCTGAGGCAGCAGCTTTCGGTCGCAGATAACAGCCTGAACGCCAAGGCCAGCGACCTCGTGGCGCAAGGAACGCTCAAATCGGACCTGCTCAAGGCACAACAAacggccaaggacgaggaggagaagcggaCCAAGGCGATCAGCCTGCTCAAGACGGTGCGGCAGAAGAACGTCAAGgtggagcgcgagaaggaggagatggcgcgTGAGCTCGCGGAGGCGCGCGCTGATCGCACCCGCGctctcgaggacgtcgagaagatcaaggccgacaaggAGCGTGAGGTTACTAACCTGCGCAAGGGgttcgagcgcgagctctCATCTGCCAAGGAACGCGCGGACAAGGAGCTCTCGGCACGCAGAGGCGCGTGGGAGCTCGAGATGATCACGACCAAGGCGGGACACGCCAAGGAGCTGAGCGCGCAGCGTACGAAGATCGCTGGGCTCGAGGCCAGCGTCAAGGAACTCACGTCCAAGACATCCGTACAGTTCGCGACACTCGAGTCGcggcaggccgaggcggagggtgctcgtgccgagctcgagaccgTGCGTGGGCGAACAaacgagctcgagttcCAGCTCCGCGAGGCTCGCGAACAGCTCGCactcctcgaggacgcacCGCGGCGCTCGGCACCACCGTCACGCACAGCGTCcccgtcgagggcggcggcggacgTACAGCGCCtactcgccgacgcggacgcgcgcTCCGCGGCCAAGATTTCCGAGCTCAAGACCAGAGTCCTGGcactcgagcgcgagcgcaccgaactcgaggaggactgggctgccaagctcgcgcagcgGGTACGGGAGCTCGAAAGCCTCCAGACCACCCTTGGCGCGAAGGAaagcgaggcggcgcgtgcagccgaggcgcgcaaggaACGAGACGCGCGCCTGGACGCGGCagacgcggcgcgccgcgagatggagcgcCAGATGTCCGCACTCCGCTCCGAGGTGGAATCTGCGCGTGCAGATGTCGCGGTTGCAGCTGAGGCGGAGCGTgttgcgcgcgacgagctcgcggctGCACAGGGCGGGGCTGCGGGCATCGCAGCGCagctggaggaggccaaggctgcaGGCGAGCGCATGAAGGCCGCGAACCGTACGCTGCgtgacgagctgcgcaaggTTCAGAGCTCGGCGCAGCTTCTCGaacgccagcgcggccCAGGCGTCGGGTATTGGGCACAGGGCCAGCCATCCGGTTCTCAGTCACCCACTACTGCGTCGCCATCACAAACCAGCTCGCCCAagccagaggaggaagaggtcaACCTCGAGTACCTGCGCAACGTAATCCTGCagttcctcgagcaccGCGAGATGCGGCCCAACCTCGTGCGCGTTCTCAGCGTCATCCTGCGCTTTACGCCGCAGGAGCTGCGGCGCCTTAATGCCAAGCTCATGTCATAGAGATGTAGAGTAGTCGTACGGAATGAGCCGAAGGATGGCGGTGCCTGGGACCAGTAAGGCAAATACTGGGAGTGGCCGAACTGGGGCCCGCACCGTTGTGCTCCAACGTTTTCATCACCCTCACAACGTAACCACTCTAAACCCTGCAGCTCGGCCACCATCTGCCGACTGGCGGCCCGACATCCATCGGATCGTGTTCCATCGGATCGCTAAATGTGGCATGTGACCAGTGCCTATCTCGGTAAATTGGGTGGGCAGCCCTGCCCACTCAATTCGGGCGCTCGTTGGTGCCTTGGTgtctccttgccgtcgagcttgcAGCTTCCACCATTGCTTAGGATGCGCCAAGACTGCCAAGACCCATATCCGGGACTAACCTGCTAACCTGCTAGTCGGATCGTGCCGGCTGGATGTGCCCCGttccagctcgagcgctAGTGCCACTGACCATCTGACGGAGCTTATCCGCTCACGACACTGCTCGTCGCAAGCCAGAACGGTGTCAGAGGCTGCAGTCGCCTGCCCACTCCGTACCGACTACATGCGCTCACCTGTGGGGCCAACTGAACGGACTCGCCGAACGTCGCGCCATGGAGTACTAATGTCCAGCGTGGCTTGTCATCTTTGGCATTGACACCCACTTAGACACAAACCATgaaggacgacaaggacacgGTGGTCCACGCCGAAAATGTCcacgccgaggcggtggaACATGACGAGAAGAACATGTACGACGCGACCGAGCACCTCGAAACCACGCACGAGGGTGACCACGGTATCCGCCGCGACCTCCCCCCTCGCGTGGTGTCAATGATCGCCATCGCCGGCACGATCGGCACAggcctcttcctctcctcgggcgccgcgctcaccACGGGCGGTCCGGTCGGCGCATGGATCGGATACACGGCCATGGGCATGGCTGTGGGATGCATGATGTATTGTCTCGGCGAGATGTGCGTaacccccctcccccctccccagTTGGCTGCGCTCCGCTGATGCCAGGATGTGTTTCGCCCCAAACGTCGGCGCATACATCGAAATGAGCCGCGTGTACATCGGCCCAGCAGAGGGATTCGCGCACGCAGTAAACGTCATGCTCCAAGTCACTGTTGGTATGCCATCGGAGATTAGCGCCGTCGCAGTCCTCATGACATACTGGGACGATAACAAGCAGCACATGGCGGCGTATATTACTGCAGCCATTCTGTTGCTTGTTGCAGCGAACATGGTTGGGGTTAAGTGGTGCGTCTTGTTTGTCTTCCCTCCACGTTCTACTCCAAGCTTCCTCCCATATCTTCCAAAcacccccacctcccaccaatcccccccccccaatCCTTCCCTCGTCCACCCTAACCCCAGGTACGGCGAGATCGAATTCTTCTTCGCATGGGTCAAGGTCCTGACCCTCCTCGGTCTCATCATCTTTGGCCTAATCGCCAACCTAGGCGGCATCCCCCCTAAACGCGAATTCATCGGCGGAAGATACTGGCGCGACGAGCCGTTCAACGACGacttcctctccctcaaGCCCGTCAGCCTCGCCCGCTTCCTCGGCTTCTGGGCAGTCCTTacccgcgccgccttctcctATTCTGGCATCGAgaccctcgccgccctcgccggcgAAGCGCACAACCCCCGCAAGACGATGAAGACGGCGGTCCGCACGATATTCTACCGCATTGTCGGCCTCTATATCCTAAGTATCCTCATCATCGGGCTCAATGTGAGCCGCCACGATCCGGCCCTCTTGGACGCAATGAAGACTGGCGGCGGGACAGCAGCCGCGTCACCATTTGTGGTGATTTGCCACAATACCGGCGTAAAGGTACTTCCAGACTTGATTAATGGCATCGTCCTCACTTCGGCCCTCTCGTGCGGAAACGAGGTCATGTACGCCCAAGCTCGCTTCACCATGGCTCTGGCGCGTAATGGATGGCTCCCAAAATCCGTCTTTCTGTACACTACCCGCCAAGGTGTTCCGCTCTATGGCGTGCTTTACGGCGCAGCAAGCTGCTGCCTGGCCTATATGGCCTGTTCGGCCGGAAGCAACAAGGTCTTCCTCTGGCTGTCGAATTTGAACGCCCTCTGCGCCATGGTCACCTGGACGCTCATTTGCGTCGCATATACCCGATTCTTCCACGCTATGCGGGTACAGGGTGTCGATCGGCGTAAACTCACCTTCCGGGGTTTTGGACAGCCATACGTCGCGTACTTTTGTATCGCTTGGTTCACATCGATTGTCCTCTTCAACGGATTCACAAACTTCATCCACGGGttcaaggccaaggagtTTGTCGCGTCTTACATCACCATCCCGATTGTTTTCCTTATGTGGGCGGGATACAAGGTCATTAGGCGGACGAAAATCATTcccctcgaccgcgtcgatCTTAGTGCTGgcccagcaccagcacTCGCGGGCACGCAGTACGACAACGTCGTCGTGCCCACTGTTTCTGTGGTGTAACGGGGCGGGACGGGACGGGAcggggcggggcggggcggggagggagtggggaTTGGGATTGGGATGTGGGAATCGGGACCAGTGATCAAATAGTTGTCAGAAGGATACAGTAGCAAGACAGATGTAAGGATACATGGAGATACAAGCCTACGAGCTACGTGCCCTCCTCCAGGAAGCCGCGGAAGAGaccctcccactcgtcccACAATGAACCGCCCTCAGCCGGCATGGAGGGATACCAAGCGACGCTGGTCGGAGTAGGTGGGCTCTCCTCCTGCCGGGTGGACATGCTCAACCCCGAATAAGGATCCACAACTTCGTCCGTCCAAGCATGCTCGGGCACATAAGACGGGGGTTCGCGCGCCTGCTGGATCCTGGCCACGCGCTGTGCCCTTCGCGCCCGCACCAACCGACGCACACCCTCGAGAACGCCGACCGCACCCGCGTTCGTACGactccatcccctcccaGCACACAACCTCAGACTATCCAGTGCGCCATCCAGCGCATCGACATCATGTAcgctccccctccccgcgagctcggcataAGCAATAGCCATGCCGGCCGTGAACGCGCTCGTCCCGAACGCCCACAGTGCCGCATCGCCCTCTGCCACGAGACCGAGTTCGcgcaccgcctcgccgagagcATGTGCCGCCACGAGACCGCGGGCGAGTGGGTCAATCCCTGCCGCGAGGAGACCCATACGCTCAACGCCGTCGCGTAACGCAAAGTGTGGGCGGTAGAGCGATACGAGGGCGTCGTGCATCGCGATCCGGGTGATTAGGCCTTCTGCGCCCATCTTGAtgtgggaggggagggtgaCCCAGAACGCGTCGATGGCGCCGTGCGCTTCGGCCAGGCGTTCAGCTAATGTCGTTGGCTGGGCCATGATCTCCTTTTGGGCGAGCACGAGATCCGCCCATGCGATCTTGGAGTCTGGGAACGcccactcggcctcgacgtccgTTAAGAGTGCTGCTTCTTgggccgtcgaggcggccaatAAGGCGGCGTCagagaggacgaggggcCGTGGGACATGAGGGCCAGGATCGAACGGTAGTCCGAGGCGGACGGCAGTGAACCTGGAGTCAGTGTGGTCAACACGGGAGAAACAAGACTCACGCCTGTGTAATGTACAGATGGTACCATatccgccgccgtcgctcgCGGTCCCACAACCTCTCCTCCTGGTCCACATGTATTCGAGCTAGGAGGACCGCAGCCCGCGCACTCCCCACAGCGACCCAAGCACGCGCTGAACTCGATGCTGGCCCCGTAAGTTCCGCGCCGCAAGCCACAATTGCGGCGTGTGCGTAGTCCATATTATGAGGGCCGTATGTCGTGATGTGTCGTAGTAGACCGTCGGTTAGGCGGCGGAGTGTTTGTGCCTCGCGTTGGGTcgagagcgcgccgacAAGACATATGGCTGCCAGCAGGGCGAGACGAGGGGCGTCTCCTCCATCCGcattgaggaggagggagggcgtgatggtgagagaggagaagagagagggagggacgTAGCGAAATAACCTGTCGAAGGCTTGGAAAGCTTCGATGAGGGTGTGGACCCCATCAGGTggggggaagagggcgaTTAGGGCGGCCagctccccctcctccccttcctcacccccctcttccctctctaTATTGGGGACACCGTTCTTCGCATGTACAGTGCGTGCGTCTAATCCCCCCAAGGCAGCGTACGCGCATCCATCGGGCAGGCCGGCACGCGTACATGCCTCGCAGGGGTGGTTGCGGTCGCAGCGGAGCTTGAggcggcgacagcgaccGCATACGCGGGTTGCGCGCAGGCGTCGTCGTTTCGGGTCGGGTGGACTGGGTTAGTGCGTCCAAGGAGGGCTCACCTCGATCGATTGGGCATTGTTGATGATCCATATATGTTGGGATGGGAGATGTGGACTGGTCGGATTTAAGTGGGGATCGGTATCTGATAAGTGGCGCAGGTCAGGCCGAGGTGCTGTCCCAGAGTCCCTCCTTGCCTTCTCCTAACCTGCCCACCAAGCTAACCCCACCCCTTCACACACATAGCGTACTCATGCATCCTCCTATTAGGGTATAAAGTCGATTAGTCCTCAAACGGTTTTGGGTGCAACACCGGAATAATGTAGTTGTATCTGAAACGCGAAAAATAGTGGCGCCCGTGATAGCGGTGTGCTGCCATGACGGGGCGGCTGGTAGCGGCTTACTCAAACTAGGTGGCGCGAGGGGTGGTGGGCTCccgcacctcgtcgaccttgaaGCCGAGCGAGTCCGTGGAAACTATGGGCGTGTTGCTGAGTGGAGACGCAGGGGCAGTTGCGAATCGGTCGCTTTCAAGCAGAGAGTCGACGGTCGAAGCGACGCTAGCCGTGCGCATGTGCGGGAGCGGGGGAAGGGCCGCGCTCTCGTACcgcgcgacatgctcgGGAGTCGTCGCGGTCACGTCGACCTTGGTGGTAGTCGTCTCCTTCGGCTTGATCGGGGAGTTTAGGTCGATGGTCGAACCCTCCGCGAGCAACTGCGACTCGTCAGAGGCAGGCTCGGCAGGCccctcggcgacgtggcTCAGCTCAGCTTCGTACGGCTCCGTGGAAGTCGAGATGAGGTGGGGCGATGGAGACGGCGATGCGGAGCGCTTTAAGCGCGCCTCGCTAGACGCCtgcagcgacgacgcgtccgAGTCAAAGGCCGGGGCAAGCGGCGGTGCATTGGGAGCAACTTCGGTGGCAGTGACAACTGGAGCCGCAGTGATGCCGAAGGCGTCGAGAGGCGGCGCCTTGATGGGCGCGCTGCTCTCGGCAAACGTGGCGACGTTTGGGCTGGGCTGCAAGCTGCGGCTCTCCTCCTGGATCGGCGTGGGGACGCTTGGGATCTCCgactcgccgagctcacggAGAGCGTCAATGCCAGGCGTGTCCTTGTCGATGAAGGCCGAGAGACGAGGGAAGGCAGtgtcggccttgcggaGAGGGGACTCAGCGGGCGACTCGATCGACTTGGTGGGCACGATCATTGGGCCGTCCATTAAAGGCGAGCCGGTATGGGGGGGAGGGCTCTGGCGCAGGTTGGCAAGGTCTGGCGAGGCGATGCGCAGGTCGTCACCGAAAGCCGATAAGCGGGGAAACTGACCAGCCTTAGTGGCAGAGAGGGAGCCctggcgggcgaggcgggcgggGGTGTACGATGACGCAGGGGTGTTCTCGACGGATGAGAACGTCTCGCGGATGGGCATGGCGGGGGTGCgtggcgaggcggagagcTCGCGAGAGACTTCGCTAGGTACCTCGTCAGCAACAGGCTCAGTCGCGAGAGCCGTATGCTCAGACTCAGCAGTGGCAGGCGCGGCGTCCTCCAGTTCGACAGTCTCGGTAGCCTGCTCAGGAGAAGAAGCGAAGATGACAGCCGCGGTGGAAGCCTCAGCGGTCTCAgcggccttgacctcggaAGTCTCTTCAGAAGCCGGAGCGGGGATCTCCGCGGGAGGTGCAATCTCATCCGGAGCGGGGACCTCGACCTGAGCGGGAGCCTCCGGCGAAGGGGCAACACCCGAAGCAACGACCTCGGAGTCGGCCTCAGTGGTAGGCAGAACGGCAACCACCGGCTCAACACCCGTGCtcgccttgatctccttTGAAAGCTCAGGGGCTGTCTCGACGGCGGGCTCAGTGATAGCCTCGGTGACAGACTCAGTGACAGTCTCGGGGACCGGCTCAGCGGACGCAAGAGCCAACACAGAGGTCGCCTCGTTAACAACCTCAGTTGGGGCGGTTTCGGCCTCGGTGATCTCTTTGGTTTCTCCCACAGCGGGAGGAGTGACTCCAACCCCGGCGATGGGCTCAGACTCAACGGGAATGGACTCGGCGGCTGGAATGGGCGAAACCTCTAGAGTGGGCTCGCCAGCGGGTGAGGACTCAGCCACGAGCTCGGTAGGCTTGGGCTCGGTGGTCTCCTCCGTCGCCCCAGACTTGTCCTGCGCCGTGGTCTGGGGCTGGTCCTCAGTGGCAGGCTCCATGGTCTCCGCGGCCTCCGCGATCTCCTTGACGGCAGGCTCCTCCACGACCTGGGGGACGGCTTCGACCTCAgtctcggccttgacctcaGGAGGGGCTTCAgacttgtccttgtcctccttgagcacgatggccgcggccgccgcgacacCCGCCGTCGCGGCTGCTGCAGCCGCAACGGGCGCCGTGGGCGTGGTTCGGGTCACGCCGCtcttcttgggcttgagaAAGCGGGACGCAaagccctcctccttgtccttctcgtGCTTGGGAGACTTGGGGGACGGCGCGGGCTTGAGGGGCTTGGTCGGCAACACGGGCGAGGTCTGGCTGGCACGGCGGTTGAACAGCGACGAAATGCGGGCCACGCGCGACATGCCCTCGAGATCAGAAGTCTTGCGGCGGAGCGTGTTCTCGGGCGTGGTGAGCGAGCCCGATGACGGTGAGTGTTCAATGTTCTTAGGCGATAGCGTGGCGCTGGTGGTGCtgggcgagcgcaaggtACCATTAGAAgcgacggcagcggcagcagcgACACCAgtcgcggcgagggcaaTAAAGCCTGCCTTCTTGTCAGTAGTGCTGGAAggctcctcgacgagagTGGCGGACTCAACAGGAGCAGCGGCCTCCTTGGTGGCAggctcggcgaggtcatCAACCTTCTCATCGGAGGCAATGGGAACCACCTCAGCGGCAGGAGAagcgacgacctcgagagcAGGCTCCTCGGTCTCCACCTTCACAACGGGTTTGGCAACTGGCTCAGAGACGGGCTCGGGAAGCTCGACCGTCTCGGCGGCTGGCTCGACTTTCTCAACCACAACCTCCGCGGTTACCTCACGGGCCTCCGGCTCAGCATGAGCCGTCATCTTGGGCTCAGCGGCAGCCTCGGTCTTCACACCCGGCTGGACCTCAGGCGATGGAACAATGACCGCGGGAACAATGGCGACAGGGGCCTCCGGGGCAGGGGCCACCGGCTCAATGGACTGGCCGTCTGTGCACTCAGGACCTTCAGGGGAGAAACGCTCAAGAGCTGCGCGGATctcgggctcgagctcgtcctgcTCCGGGTCCGCACGGTCCATGGGGGACGGGTCTGGGATTGCAGAAGCGAGGGCCGTATTGGCTGCGTCGATGCTTGCAGTGGAGTGCGCCGAGGATTCATCGGGGTTCGGGCTGCCGTGCATCACGTACACGCCACCAGCGGCCGCGAGCGTGCCGCCAACAGTCTTGGTGAGGTTGCGGTAGCTGTGGTGCGGCGAGTCCTTGGGCTCGGCGGGGATTATGACGGTCTGCTCCTCGCTACCACGGGTCTCGGCCCAGTGGCGCCACAACTTCTCGTCCAGGTCGTACCACTTCTTCATGTTGGTGAGGGGCTTGAGGTCTGTGTCGATGAGCTTGACGGTGGACTTGGGTTCATCGAGCTCGTATCCGGATCCAGTGTTGCggaggacggcgcggaTGATCATCGAGCAGTCCTTGAAGATCGCCGAGAGCATGAAGGcgatctcgcgctcgcgaaTAGTCCAGGTGTTGGGGCGGGCACCGGCTCCCGGGTCGGCGAGATACTTCTTGGCGAAGGAGGTGatctcggcggcggtcgGCTCGGGAACAAACTCCGGCGCGAAAGGCTCGACACCCGGGTTCGCCTCTGAGAACTGCCTCGCGAGATCCGAGATGTTCGTTGCGTCGAGTGTGCTCTGCAGCTGTTTGAGCTGCTGCAGCGCACCCGACTTCTCGAGGagagggatgaggaagtCGGCCGTGCCGTCCGAGaggtcgccgtcgcgcgcggTGGGGATAAGCTcggcctggggtcagctccTTTGATCGAAAACTAGCTGTACGTACACTCAATGGCAGGACCTTCTTGCCGTCCACGTAGACGCGGAGGTTGTTCTTGTCGCCGGCATGAGCGTGCCACTGGGCCCagaggccgtcgagggccTTGCGGACGAGCGGGCGGTCGCCCGAGTAGAGGTCGATAGGACAGTATACGGTACCCTCAATGCTCTCGCCGCGGTAGTGCTGGTGCAAGCAGAAGCGGCAGTTGCGCGTCTTGATGGGGATCGACTCGAGTGGGGTAAGGTGCTGTGCCAGAGGAAGGAAACCCCACTTGGGCTTGATCTCGATGGCAAGGACTTTCTCGCCGACTACGCCACAAGTCAGGTCATCCATGAGTTGCGCCGGACGGCCGTAGTCGACGCTGTCGGCGAGTGGCCTGCCCTCGGCCCGACGTTCGGCGGGACGCATGATCTCCGTAGGGGTTacgacggcgcgcgtcCACGTTTCGTTGACGATGGCTGGCAAAGGCGaagcgaggaggctggcaGGAAGGAACTGGGGCAGGAGCTCGGCAGCCCAGGTGTGCCGCAcagcggcgtcggccgtggcgccctcggccttgacgagaCGCATTGCACGGCCTTGCAGCGCCGGATCAGTACCGCGGTAGCGGAAGATGACGTGggcgccgccctcgccgagatATACCCAGTCGGtgggcgccgagcgcgcgagCACGGGATCCATCTTGAAGGCCGCAggcgagatgggcgagaCGGGTGGCGAGCTTGTGGGACTGGGAATCAAGACCAtctcgcccatctcgccaATGGTGTATTCCGTAGGCGCGTCCGAGGCACCAGAACTCCTCGTGACGTGCCTCGACTCTCGCTGCTTGTATGCTATGGGCTGTAACGAACGGGATCTAGTAGGGGCAGCGTGAGAAGCCAGCTCTGCGAAATACGACTTGCGGCGGAACTTGTTTGCTAGACTGCTGAATCCAAACGCAGTGCTGAATCGAGAGGTCGCGGTCGTGGTACTGCTGGGAGAGAAGGAACGAAGCGGATCGGGGGAGCGGAGGTCAGGCATCGACTCGTCAATCGACACAGGGCGCTTGACCACACGCTTCGTGAccgtgacgaggagccAGTCGACCGAGTCGGGGTTCGATGGTGTCTGGAgaggctgcgcgagctgcacGAGTGCGAAGCGCGGCCACGAAGCAGACGCAACCGggtcgagctggccgtCTTCGACAAAGTGGATGAAGccgtcgtccatctcgacaatctcctcggccgagatgacgtaggacgtcgtcgtcttgCCTCCAGAGATGATGCGCTTCTTGGGGACCTGGAGGTGCGAGCTGCTGGAAGCGGACGCAGACGCTCCTGACGCCGCAGAGCTGGCAGAGAGGCGGAGGGGCGCCGTGGGCTTCTTCAAACTCAGGGAGAGATCGCTGACACCGTTGGACGCGTCACTGAAGCCGCTCTGCAAGAAGTCGTCCCACTGGGGTGGTGACGACGCGGAAGCGCGCGGAGGACTCAAGTTGATCGCCGAGCTCTGGCGGACCATGCCGCGATGTGGGCTCTCAGGGCCTGCAATATTGAGGCGCGGGATCTCGCACGACAtcgagcgccgacgcccaTCGATGGGCTGGTACAGGAGCTCATCGTCGGGGAGTCGTTTGGGGCTCCCGGGAGGCGTCGCAAAATCGAGCCCTTTGGCGGCCGCTAGTTCAACCAGGAACTCACGCGAATCGGCGGAGATTACCATGTCGAGCGTGACAGCGTTATCCTGGCCTCGAATCGACACCCAGGTGGGCGCAGTCACGCCTTTGTCTAGCTTGGCGATGAGCGCGTCACCAAGCGCCTTCTCCGGGGCGGTTCCTGTGGGCAG
Coding sequences within it:
- a CDS encoding uncharacterized protein (GRIP domain), translated to MFGVSLSDHFKAAVTQLEATGTSLQARALSAAQAAHAQSLSPGPSGRPSRPSTPRTSSGGVAPASISTPGAETPNANAGAGTTTPSASPTKSTASTSPTAAPSASHLAESALAGLRKGFYRASLEGGRPTSAGLGREAAAPVARSASFSALGANEAMPASASEAVEASKAAATEATEATEAKEAKEAKETEETKEISEAAAVTGAGAKVKGGEGEGEADVDAKGDAEAKAGDSAEPEEAVPNLTPAPTVEPSTGASSPTPAEPTSEAPAPLEPTAENPESDAEEEKDKKPTGKKKNKKKKKKGAAAAAAAAAAVAAAETEEVLEAKEEVKEAPKQEPKAEEPPKAKSTDTKEQPEPKTDTQDEPEPKADKDESKPKTETELEGPSKPESDTAATTAKELVENTPTSSKSTPHDPAVVAAAAVGEPTATAEDDVATHLADSERRFEDLSKRYTELLSQTYAANKVFKDLTPLDGVADPDALEGWVRMVTGKIDMMNDEFKRMRDKLALQDSRMEELRDTHRLEGTSQTDLIKNLRQQLSVADNSLNAKASDLVAQGTLKSDLLKAQQTAKDEEEKRTKAISLLKTVRQKNVKVEREKEEMARELAEARADRTRALEDVEKIKADKEREVTNLRKGFERELSSAKERADKELSARRGAWELEMITTKAGHAKELSAQRTKIAGLEASVKELTSKTSVQFATLESRQAEAEGARAELETVRGRTNELEFQLREAREQLALLEDAPRRSAPPSRTASPSRAAADVQRLLADADARSAAKISELKTRVLALERERTELEEDWAAKLAQRVRELESLQTTLGAKESEAARAAEARKERDARLDAADAARREMERQMSALRSEVESARADVAVAAEAERVARDELAAAQGGAAGIAAQLEEAKAAGERMKAANRTLRDELRKVQSSAQLLERQRGPGVGYWAQGQPSGSQSPTTASPSQTSSPKPEEEEVNLEYLRNVILQFLEHREMRPNLVRVLSVILRFTPQELRRLNAKLMS
- a CDS encoding uncharacterized protein (Amino acid permease), whose product is MKDDKDTVVHAENVHAEAVEHDEKNMYDATEHLETTHEGDHGIRRDLPPRVVSMIAIAGTIGTGLFLSSGAALTTGGPVGAWIGYTAMGMAVGCMMYCLGEMMCFAPNVGAYIEMSRVYIGPAEGFAHAVNVMLQVTVGMPSEISAVAVLMTYWDDNKQHMAAYITAAILLLVAANMVGVKWYGEIEFFFAWVKVLTLLGLIIFGLIANLGGIPPKREFIGGRYWRDEPFNDDFLSLKPVSLARFLGFWAVLTRAAFSYSGIETLAALAGEAHNPRKTMKTAVRTIFYRIVGLYILSILIIGLNVSRHDPALLDAMKTGGGTAAASPFVVICHNTGVKVLPDLINGIVLTSALSCGNEVMYAQARFTMALARNGWLPKSVFLYTTRQGVPLYGVLYGAASCCLAYMACSAGSNKVFLWLSNLNALCAMVTWTLICVAYTRFFHAMRVQGVDRRKLTFRGFGQPYVAYFCIAWFTSIVLFNGFTNFIHGFKAKEFVASYITIPIVFLMWAGYKVIRRTKIIPLDRVDLSAGPAPALAGTQYDNVVVPTVSVV